AAGGGGAAGATTGTCGATCTTCTCACTGAAGAACACGATATCGTGGTCCGCTATCAGGGGGGAGCAAACGCCGGGCACACCGTGGTGACGGGTGGAAAAACGTTCAAGCTCTCGCTCGTGCCAAGCGGAATTTTTCGCCCCCACGTGACATGCGTCATTGCTGCCGGTGTGGTCGTCAATTTCAAAACGCTCTGTGAAGAAATTGCCAGTCTCCGGGCTCAGGGGGTATCTATTGGTGACAATCTGATGCTCAGCGACCGAGCGCACGTCATTCTCCCCTGGCACATCGAAGAGGACCGGATCCTCAACGAATGTCCCGGGGGAGAGGCAATTGGTACGACCTTGCGCGGAATTGGGCCGTGCTACCGAGACAAGGTGGGGCGCTCCCTCGCGGTACGGGTAGGCGATTTTTTTGAGCCGGGCTTGAAAGAACGGCTCCTGGCCATCGCGGCGAGCAAGGCCAAAGCCCTCATTCCGCTCGGATTGTCGCCGGACTCGCCCGCCCTTGATGGGGAAGCTGTGTACCGGGAATACGCGACCTATGCGGAAGAACTTCGGCCCCATGTGACGGACACAACCGCGTTTTTGCTCGACGCTGCTGAAAACGGGAAAAAGATTCTTCTCGAAGGTGCGCAGGGGGCCCTTCTTGATATCGACCACGGTACCTTCCCCTATGTGACGAGTAGCAACAGCTCGGGGGTGGGGATTTCCGCTGGGTCAGGCCTGCCTGCCAAATATATCACCAGAGTTGTTGGGGTCATTAAGGCGTACACAACGCGGGTGGGCGGCGGGCCCTTTCCTACCGAGCAGAACAACGAAATTGGCC
This is a stretch of genomic DNA from Thermogutta terrifontis. It encodes these proteins:
- a CDS encoding adenylosuccinate synthase; its protein translation is MSATAVIGLQWGDEAKGKIVDLLTEEHDIVVRYQGGANAGHTVVTGGKTFKLSLVPSGIFRPHVTCVIAAGVVVNFKTLCEEIASLRAQGVSIGDNLMLSDRAHVILPWHIEEDRILNECPGGEAIGTTLRGIGPCYRDKVGRSLAVRVGDFFEPGLKERLLAIAASKAKALIPLGLSPDSPALDGEAVYREYATYAEELRPHVTDTTAFLLDAAENGKKILLEGAQGALLDIDHGTFPYVTSSNSSGVGISAGSGLPAKYITRVVGVIKAYTTRVGGGPFPTEQNNEIGQLIRDRGNEYGTVTRRPRRCGWFDAVAVRYTARLSGVDSLAIMLLDVLSTLPEVKICVAYELDGERIDRFPSHTEQLRRVRPVYETLPGWEQELRGIRRLAELPKAARAYVDRIAELVGRPVEIISVGPDREETIFCQ